The DNA sequence GTGACTTTCACCACATTATCAGGAGAGTGCGGTTGAGCAACCATCGGCTCAATCTTTGAAAGATTAATCTCAATCACTTCATCATAGACAGCATCGGGGTCAGCCTCCAGAGGCATCCAGACATTCTCCCTCTTCTGGGCGCGGAGAAATTCCCTCGTAATTTCATCACTTGGAAAGAGAGATGTCGTAACACCGAGCTCGGCCCCCATGTTCGTGATAGTGGCTCTTTCAGGAACGGAGAGCGTCTTGACACCTTCGCCGCCGTACTCGATAACCTTTCCGACATTCCCTTTCGTGGTGAGCTGCCTCAGTAGCTCAAGGATGACATCCTTTGCTGAGACCCAGGCTTTGAGCCTTCCGGACAATTTTACAAGGACGATGCGCGGCATGGTGAGATAAAATGGGCCGCCTCCCATAGCAACAGCAACATCGATACCTCCTGCGCCTATTGCGAACATTCCGATCCCGCCGGCTGTCGGTGTGTGGCTGTCGGAAGCGATCAACGTATCGCCTGGGACTCCAAAACGCTCCAGGTGCACCTGATGGCAAACCCCGTTTCCGGCTCTCGAATAATGGATGCCATACTTCGCGGCGACCGTCATGAGGTATAGATGATCATCCGCATTCTCGAAGCCGTCCTGAATTGTGTTATGATCTACGTAACTCACGGAGAGCTTTGTCTTGATCTTCGGGATCCCCATCGCCTCGAACTGGAGATAGGCCATCGTCCCGGTTGCATCCTGCGTGAAGGTTTGATCCATTCTGATAGCAATCTCCTTGCCCGGGACCATCTCTCCTGAAACGAGACGCCTCTCAATGATCTTCTGCGTAATATTTTTCCCCATGATTCCTTCTCCTCATGATAATGATTATTAATCTTCCTGCCATCATTTGACGAGAAGTTCACCGTTCTTCATAACGAGCTTTCCGTCAATCTCAAGCGTAGGTTTCAGGAGAATCCCATCCACATGGAGGGGAACATTCACTTTTCCTCCCATTGACATATTGTTGCCGAAGGCGATGTGCACTGTCCCCATGACTTTTTCATCTTCAAGAATGCTCCCTATGAGCTTTGCCTTGTCGTTGGTTCCAACGCCGAGCTCTGCCACATTGTATGCATTCTCTCCGAGGGGCTTCATCATCTTTTTCAACTGGCTGGCTTCCCTGCCACCATCTATCTTCGTAGCGAATCCTTTTTTCACCTTAATCACGATCGGCTCCTTCACAAGTCCGATCCCGGCCATCGCCCCGTCGATGACGATACAACCGTTCGCCGTTCCCTCTACGGGAGCCAGAAACGCCTCGCCAGCAGGCAGGTTCCCGTAATCCCCCTTCTTGAAGAACTGTCCTGTGTCCGCTTTTGCCATTCGGCCTTTGATGGACATCGTTATATCCGTTCCTGTTGGGGTAAAGACCCTTGCCATTTTTCCTGCCGAGAGAACCTTTGCTACCTTCTGGCTCCTCTTCGCAATAGTCGTAAAATCTGCATTAAGAGCACGAAGCATCGTGTTCATCTTGATTCCCGGGAGCGTTCCCCCTCTTGCACC is a window from the Acidobacteriota bacterium genome containing:
- a CDS encoding aminopeptidase, whose product is MDRKLMSAARIAIKCLAPKKGESLIVITDEPLRLIGQAIFKAATELGVEPVMVEITPRERNGDEPPPKVAEMWKRFDLFLAPTSKSLTHTKARREACEAGARGGTLPGIKMNTMLRALNADFTTIAKRSQKVAKVLSAGKMARVFTPTGTDITMSIKGRMAKADTGQFFKKGDYGNLPAGEAFLAPVEGTANGCIVIDGAMAGIGLVKEPIVIKVKKGFATKIDGGREASQLKKMMKPLGENAYNVAELGVGTNDKAKLIGSILEDEKVMGTVHIAFGNNMSMGGKVNVPLHVDGILLKPTLEIDGKLVMKNGELLVK